CAAGGAAAAGAAAATGGAGGATTGCCTGAAGCTCATTCATTTCCATATCGGCAGCCAGGTGACTAAGATACGCCGCATCAAGACCGCCTTGCGCGAGGCTTCGCAATTCTATGTGCAACTCTACAAGATGGGGTTCCCCGTAGAGTTCGTCGACATAGGCGGCGGATTGGGCGTGGACTACGACGGCACACGCTCTTCGAACAGCGAGAGCAGCGTGAACTATTCCATTCAGGAATATGTCAACGATTCCATTTCCATCATGGTGGATGCGAGCAACAAGAACGGCATCCCGCATCCCAATATCATCACCGAGAGCGGCCGCTCGCTCACGGCGCACCATTCGGTATTGATATTCGAAGTGCTCGAGACTGCTTCGCTTCCTTCGATGGACGAGGAGTTTGAAGTGGGTCCTGATGACCACGAGCTGGTGCATGAACTGTATGAAATCTGGGACAATCTGGGGCAAAGCCGGATGCTGGAGGCATGGCACGACGCGCAGCAGATACGCGAGGAAAGCCTCGACCTGTTCAGCCACGGCATCGTGGACCTGAAGACACGCGCGCAGATAGAGCGTATGTATTGGTCGGTGACCCGCGAAATCAATCAGATTGCCTCGGGCTTGAAACACGCTCCCGACGAGTTCCGGAACCTCGACAAGTTGCTTGCCGACAAGTATTTCTGCAATTTCTCGCTCTTCCAGTCGCTCCCCGATTCGTGGGCGATAGACCAGATATTCCCCATTATGCCTATCCAGCGCTTGGACGAGCGTCCCGACCGTACGGCTACCTTGCAGGACATCACGTGCGATTCGGACGGGAAGATAGCCAACTTCGTGACTTCGCGCAATGTGGCGCACGATTTGCCGGTGCATTCCATCAAGTCGAAAGAATCTTATTATATCGGTGTGTTCCTGGTCGGGGCTTATCAGGAAATTCTGGGCGATATGCACAACTTGTTCGGAGACACGAACGCCGTCCATGTCAGCGTGAGCGACAAGGGGTATACCATTGACCAGGTGATTGACGGGGAAACCGTGGCAGAGGTGCTCGATTACGTGCAATATAGTCCGAAGAAACTGGTGCGCACCCTTGAGACGTGGGTGACCAAGTCGGTGAAGGAGGGGAAGATTTCCTTGGAAGAAGGCAAGGAGTTCCTCGCCAACTACCGTTCGGGGCTGTATGGATATACGTATTTGGAATAAGTGACTTAAAATCGAACGCAGAGACGCAAAGATGCGGAGTGATTATTTAATTTGAATATCCGCAAACATTCCATGTAGGGGCGTATCGCATACGCCCCTACAGTCAATTAGGTAAAATGCGGATATTCATTTTATTTAAAAGAGGCAAAATGCACGGAGCCAAACGCCACGTTTTGCGTTCTTTGCTCTCTTAAAAAATAGAAGCTGTTTTGAATTTATCGTGCGATGATTTGGGATGAGTTTTTGAGGCATTTCCGCTTCTGTGATGAGGAAGATAGCGGGCTATCTGACGAAGAACAGGAGCGGAAAGGACCAAAAAATCGCCCAAAGCACACACGAAAACGGATACATCAAGCCAAGAAAAACTTTTTGGAGAAATTCAAAACAGCTTCTAAACTTTGCGCTTTTGTGTCTCTGCGTTCGTTTTTTCACAAAACAACATTAGCTTATGAAAGAAAAACTGACTATCATTAAAGTGGGAGGGAAGATTGTAGAAGAAGCCGGTACGCTCGACCAGCTTCTGGACGACTTCTCCGCATTGCCCGGCAATAAACTTCTGGTGCATGGGGGCGGGCGTTCCGCTACCCGTATCGCGGCTCAGCTGGGTATCGAAAGCAAGATGGTGAACGGACGGCGCATCACCGATGCCGAAACCTTGAAAGTGGTGACCATGGTGTACGGCGGCCTGGTCAACAAGAACATTGTGGCAGGACTGCAGGCTAAGGGCGTAAACGCCATCGGGTTGACGGGTGCCGATATGGATGTCATCCGTTCGGTGAAGCGTCCGGTAAAAGAGATTGATTATGGCTTTGTGGGTGATGTAGAGCGGGTGGATGCCGGTGCGCTGGCAGCCCTTATCCAAAGAGGAGTGGTGCCGGTGATGGCTCCGCTTACCCATGACGGGCAGGGGCATATCCTCAATACCAATGCCGATACCATAGCGGGCGAAACCGCCAAAGCCCTGGCCCGTCTGTTCGATGTGACTTTGGTCTTTTGTTTCGAGAAGAAAGGCGTATTGAGCGACGAGAACGATGACGAGAGTGTCATTCCTGTGCTTACGCCTGACTTGTTTAAGCAATATGTGGCGGAAGGCATCATCAAGGAAGGGATGATTCCGAAGTTGGAAAATTCTTTTTCCGCTATCGATGCGGGAGTGAGCCAGGTGGTAATCACCTCAGCATCAGCCATTGGTACGGAAGCTGGCACGATAATCAAAAAATAATTCAAAAAAAAATAGCGGGTGAGTGTAACTTTTCAGCCACTCACCCGTCATCCTTATAGAAAGCAATGCAAGAAATCAGTTTTCGAGACGATATCCTGCCCTTGAAAGACAAGCTTTTCAGGCTGGCTCTCCGCATCACCTTCGACCGTGCGGAAGCGGAGGATATTGTTCAAGATACACTGATTCGGGTATGGGACAAGCGGGAAGAATGGAGCCAGATGGATTCGGTAGAAGCTTATTGCCTTACGGTAGCGCGCAATTTAGCGATTGACCGGAGCCAGAAGAAGGAAGCGCAAAACGTGGAGTTGACACCCGAGACACAGGAAATGCCCGATGCATTGGTGCCTGACCGGCAAATGGAGCAGAGCGAGCAATTATCAATCGTACACCGGTTGATAAATGGGCTTCCCGAAAAGCAGCGTTCCATTATTCAGCTTCGCGATATCGAAGGCAAGAGTTATAAAGAGATAGCCGAGATACTCCAGCTGACAGAAGAACAAGTAAAAGTCAATTTGTTCAGGGCAAGGCAACGGATAAAGACGAAATATAACGAGATAAACAATTATGGATTATAAGTATATTGAACAGTTGTTGGATAAGTATTGGAATTGTGAAACCTCGCTTGAAGAGGAACAAATCCTGCGCTGCTTCTTCCGTCAGGCAGAAGTTCCGGTTCATCTGTTGCGCTACAAGTCCTTATTTGCTTATCAAGATGCGGCGAGGATGCCAAAACTGGGAGAAGATTTCGACGAACGTGTGCTTGCCGAAATAGAGCGTCCCGTAGTAAAGGCGAAACGCTTGACGTGGCGTATGCGGATGATGCCGTTGTTCAAGGCAGCTGCTGTAATGGCTTTCCTTTTTACGGTAGGAGGGGTAGTGAAGCACTCGGCGGACGGCGGGCGAAGCAGTATTATTTACGTTTACGACCAGTTCGAACATGAGATGCAAGACCCGCAGGTGGCGTATAAGCCCGATTCGGTAAAGGCGCCCATAGAGAATGTTCCGGAAAAGGACGTGAGAAATAAACAGTGACATTTTCATTTGCTTTTAAATATATATTAGTTAGTGCTTATTAGAAAAATCATTGATGAGGCTGTGAAGTTTCAATTCTCTCAAATTAAAATTACTAACTCAATATTGAAGAAAGAATTACCGCGTGAGCAGTGATTCTTTCTTCTTTTTTTATATCTTCGCCGGCGTTATGATGGCGAAGAAACAAATTGTAAGTGATGCCGATTTCGGGCAGATATTCATCGTGACCCGCCGTACGGTGCGCAACGTCACGATGCGGATGAAAGAAGACGGGCTGCATGTCACCACGCCTCCTTTTCGGAGCGTGAAAGCGTTGCTCGACGTAATCCGCCCTTTCCGTGAACGCTTGCTGAAGTTGAAGGCAGACGTGTCTCCCAAGCCTTTCGATTGGGATTATAGGCTGGAGGCGGAGTGCTTCCGGTTGTGGCTCGAACCCAGCCGGCTGAAGCATTTCACCGTGCGCTCTGCCGAAGAGGGAGTAAAGATTTGTTGTCCCGAAGATACTGACTTTTCAGACAAACGGGTACAGACGTTGGTGCGGAATGCCATAGCCCGTGCCTTGAAGAAACGGGCGGAAGAGTATCTGCCTCCGTTGGTGGCATGTTGGGCAGAACGGTACGGATTGTCGTATCGGACGGTGAAGATTACCAAGGCACGCTCCCGGTGGGGAAGTTGCTCATCGGAACGTCATATCAGCCTGTCGTATTACCTGATGCTGCTCCCGGCGCATCTGATGGATTACGTGGTATTGCACGAGCTGGCACACACCCGTGAGATGAACCACGGTCCCCGCTTCTGGGAGTTGCTCGACCGGATGACGGAAGGGCGTGCGCTGGCATTGCGCAAGGAGTTGCGTGCATACCGTCCGGTGTTTTGAGCCTGTTGTGCCTTGCTGTTGATGTATGTCAAAAAATGCGTATGCTTTGTGTTCCCAGCCGTTTATGTTTGATGAATTTCCTTTACCTTTGCATCCGTTTTGAATATTCACCACAGATTACACAGATTAAATCAATTATAAAATCTGTGTAATCTGTGGTGGAAAAACACAATCAGGATAATCTGTATGAAGAAAAGTTTGATGGCATTGGCTTCCGGCACGCTGGGCTTAGGAATTGCCGAGTTTGTAATGATGGGCATTCTGCCCAATGTGGCCCATGATTTGGGCATTTCTATCCCGCAGGCAGGGCACTTTATTTCGGCATACGCCATTGGGGTGTGCGTAGGTGCTCCGTTGACCGTAGTGGTGGCACGTACCCGTCCGTTGAAGCAGATATTGTTGGGACTGGCGATGATTTACATCGTAGGGAATCTGTTCGCTTCGATGTCGGTGAATTATTGGATGTTGCTCCTGATGCGCTTCGTTTCGGGATTGCCTCACGGGGCATTCTTCGGCGTAGGTTCCATCGTGGCGGAACGGGTGGCGGATAAAGGAAAAGCTTCGCAGGCGGTAGCGTTGATGATAGCGGGGATGACCATTGCCAACCTCTTCGGGGTTCCTTTCGGCACGTTGTTGAGTAACCTGTTTTCGTGGCGCTTTCCTTTCGTGTTCAATGCCCTTTGGGGAGTCTTGATATTCTATCTGATTTGGCGGTGGATTCCGTATATGCCCGCTCTGCCCGACGTGGGATTGAAAGGTCAGTTCCGTTTTCTGAAGCGGCTGGCTCCGTGGCTGATTATCCTGACTACAATGTTCGGCAACGGGGGCATCTTCTGCTGGTTCAGCTATGTCACGCCGCAGATGATTCACGAAGCAGGTTTCTCGCCCCATTCGATGACCGCCGTGATGATGCTTGCCGGATTGGGCATGACCATCGGTAATCTGGTGGGAGGCAAGTGCGGCGACCTTTACGGGCTGGCTCCGGTAATCCGTGTCACGCAGATGGTGATGGTATTGTCATTGCTGGGCATCTTCTTCTTTACCCGCAATCCGTACCTGTCCGTCATCCTGATGTTTGTCTGCACGGCTTGCCTCTTTGCGGTCTCTCCTCCCCAGCAATTATTGCTTTTGCAGAACTCGCGCGGCTCTGAGATGATGGGAGCGGCGTGTGTGCAGATCGCTTTTAACCTGGGCAATGCCGTGGGTGCCTATCTGGGCGGATTGCCGATAGACGCCGGTATGGGGTACCGTTATCCGTCGCTGGTAGGTGTCTTCATCGTGCTTCTGGGGCTGGTTTGTATCTCGATTTACGTGAAACGCGCTAAAAACTCATCACAGCTTGCATAGATTTTTATATTGAACGCAGAGACACGAAGGCACAGAGAATAATCAAAATTAAACTCTGTGCTTTCGTGTCTCTGTGTTTTTATTTTAATAATCCGTGTAATCTGTGGTGATTAAAATAACATTTACTCCGTCCTCAGGTTCTCCGTAGGATTCATTCGGGCGGCTTTCAGGACGAGGAGGGCGGAGAGCACCCATACGACGAGGAGCACTACGAGGGCGCATCCCGTGAAGAGCCACCACGTCAGCTCTATCTTGACGGCGAACAGCTGGAGCAGGGCGATGCTGACACGCCATGCCACGAGTGCGCCGATGAGGGCGGCAGGGAGGGCAATCTTCAGCAGGCCGGCGAGGAAGAGGCGTTGCACGCTGCCCACCGTGGCTCCGTGGATGATGCGTATGGCTATCTCGGCACGGCGGCGGCTGATTTCGTCGCGGATGTAGGCGGTGAGTCCGATGAGGGCGATAATCAAGATGCACAGCCCGGTGAAGAAGATGCTGTTGCGCACGTGCAGGATGCTGTCGTACAGGTTGTCCATTTCCAGTGCGAGGCTATAGACGTGTTTCTCCTGGCTGGGCATCGTCTGTGATACGACGTTTTGTACGGCTTTCATGCCTTCGGGCGTCAGATGGCGCAGGCGGATGAAAAGGTAACTGCGTGGCTCGGGGCTATAGAACATCACCGTGGGACGCTCGTCGGCATCTTCCGCCATTTGCGAGCCGAAATGGATTTCCTCGTACACACCGCAAATGGTGAGCGGTCCTTTGTGCTCGGTGATAAAGACTGTTTTGCCGATGGGCGAACCTGTCCAGCCTGCCAGTTCGCGCATCCGTTCCACAAACTTGCGGCTTACCATTACCTGCCGTGCCACGGTGTCGCTCAGGTGGGGCGTGAAAGCTGTTCCTTCGATGACGGGGATGCCGAACACCTGGTGATAATCGTCTCCCGTGAGGTACATGTCGGCGATGTTCATAAATTCCGCTCCCGTTTCGTTGTCATACACATTGTTCCCGCTGCAACGCTCGAACGGATCTTGATAGCCCCACGTCACGCCTGCCACTTCGGGTAGCTTCTTCAGTTCCTGTACGCAACGCTGCTGTTCGGTTCCGGTCGTACCGGGCAGCGATACGTAGAGCATGTCTTTGTATTCGAAACCGGCATCGTAATTGGTCAGTTTGTTGTATTGCAGGCTGATGACCGCCAGCACGGCAACGAAGAACGTGGTCAGGAGGAACTGCACGAAGAGCAGCCCTAACTTCCAGTGCCGCTTGCTTTCGGTGTAGCGGCGGTAGGCATAGGTGACGGGAATGCGCGTGTACAGATATCCGGGCATTGCACCGCAGAGCAAGATGACGGCGATGGTAATGACAACGCACACGGCTATCGTCGCCGGGGGGAAGAGCGAGTGCAGGCTGTGCCCTATCTGCTCTTGCAGCAGGTCTTGGATGCCGAAGATAATCAGCACCGCCAGCGCGAGGCTAAGCAGCCCGTGGAGTGCCGACTCGGCGAGCACCATGCGGTAGATGTCGCGGCTCTCCGCCCCGTAGCAGCGGTAGGTGGCGATGCTCTTGGCACGGTTTACCATGCCCGATATGACCAGCAGGATGTAGTTCAATACCGCCACCGCCAGCATCAGGATGCCGAAGGCGAGGAAGACGATGCGCATGATGCGGTTGTAGTCCGACGAGGAGAAGATTTCGCCGACGG
The Phocaeicola salanitronis DSM 18170 genome window above contains:
- the speA gene encoding biosynthetic arginine decarboxylase, which translates into the protein MRKWRIEDSEELYNITGWGVSYFSINDKGHVVVTPRKNGVAVDLKELVDELQLRDVTAPMLVRFPDILDNRIEKISNCFQQAAEEYGYNAQNFIIYPIKVNQMRPVVEEIISHGKKFNLGLEAGSKPELHTVIAINTDSDSLIICNGYKDESYIELALLAQKMGKRIFLVVEKQNELRLIAKIAKQLNVRPNIGIRIKLASSGSGKWEESGGDASKFGLTSSELLEALDFIKEKKMEDCLKLIHFHIGSQVTKIRRIKTALREASQFYVQLYKMGFPVEFVDIGGGLGVDYDGTRSSNSESSVNYSIQEYVNDSISIMVDASNKNGIPHPNIITESGRSLTAHHSVLIFEVLETASLPSMDEEFEVGPDDHELVHELYEIWDNLGQSRMLEAWHDAQQIREESLDLFSHGIVDLKTRAQIERMYWSVTREINQIASGLKHAPDEFRNLDKLLADKYFCNFSLFQSLPDSWAIDQIFPIMPIQRLDERPDRTATLQDITCDSDGKIANFVTSRNVAHDLPVHSIKSKESYYIGVFLVGAYQEILGDMHNLFGDTNAVHVSVSDKGYTIDQVIDGETVAEVLDYVQYSPKKLVRTLETWVTKSVKEGKISLEEGKEFLANYRSGLYGYTYLE
- the argB gene encoding acetylglutamate kinase; the protein is MKEKLTIIKVGGKIVEEAGTLDQLLDDFSALPGNKLLVHGGGRSATRIAAQLGIESKMVNGRRITDAETLKVVTMVYGGLVNKNIVAGLQAKGVNAIGLTGADMDVIRSVKRPVKEIDYGFVGDVERVDAGALAALIQRGVVPVMAPLTHDGQGHILNTNADTIAGETAKALARLFDVTLVFCFEKKGVLSDENDDESVIPVLTPDLFKQYVAEGIIKEGMIPKLENSFSAIDAGVSQVVITSASAIGTEAGTIIKK
- a CDS encoding RNA polymerase sigma factor, with product MQEISFRDDILPLKDKLFRLALRITFDRAEAEDIVQDTLIRVWDKREEWSQMDSVEAYCLTVARNLAIDRSQKKEAQNVELTPETQEMPDALVPDRQMEQSEQLSIVHRLINGLPEKQRSIIQLRDIEGKSYKEIAEILQLTEEQVKVNLFRARQRIKTKYNEINNYGL
- a CDS encoding M48 family metallopeptidase; amino-acid sequence: MAKKQIVSDADFGQIFIVTRRTVRNVTMRMKEDGLHVTTPPFRSVKALLDVIRPFRERLLKLKADVSPKPFDWDYRLEAECFRLWLEPSRLKHFTVRSAEEGVKICCPEDTDFSDKRVQTLVRNAIARALKKRAEEYLPPLVACWAERYGLSYRTVKITKARSRWGSCSSERHISLSYYLMLLPAHLMDYVVLHELAHTREMNHGPRFWELLDRMTEGRALALRKELRAYRPVF
- the araJ gene encoding MFS transporter AraJ — translated: MKKSLMALASGTLGLGIAEFVMMGILPNVAHDLGISIPQAGHFISAYAIGVCVGAPLTVVVARTRPLKQILLGLAMIYIVGNLFASMSVNYWMLLLMRFVSGLPHGAFFGVGSIVAERVADKGKASQAVALMIAGMTIANLFGVPFGTLLSNLFSWRFPFVFNALWGVLIFYLIWRWIPYMPALPDVGLKGQFRFLKRLAPWLIILTTMFGNGGIFCWFSYVTPQMIHEAGFSPHSMTAVMMLAGLGMTIGNLVGGKCGDLYGLAPVIRVTQMVMVLSLLGIFFFTRNPYLSVILMFVCTACLFAVSPPQQLLLLQNSRGSEMMGAACVQIAFNLGNAVGAYLGGLPIDAGMGYRYPSLVGVFIVLLGLVCISIYVKRAKNSSQLA
- a CDS encoding ABC transporter permease translates to MKKALNNLFRRGEANPIKILCLGVGLAIGLAMIAEVIYETSYDNFLPRLEDTYRITEKYKSAQDDTWRPYTKTPGATAPGVKRYCPEVEAATRFTWLQDEMHLVTEDQREVTANAHLCDSSFFEVFPRRILIGENPHTGLEKENNAYISSRLAETLGTDIVGHTLTWKEFPDFKLNIVGIFEEFPENTHLPRFDVVVALPTIGQVMGDGRDNWLGNDRYSSYARLYPGTKPEQLTANVKRMLETNLPMEHLRKTGASYEIGFQPVGEIFSSSDYNRIMRIVFLAFGILMLAVAVLNYILLVISGMVNRAKSIATYRCYGAESRDIYRMVLAESALHGLLSLALAVLIIFGIQDLLQEQIGHSLHSLFPPATIAVCVVITIAVILLCGAMPGYLYTRIPVTYAYRRYTESKRHWKLGLLFVQFLLTTFFVAVLAVISLQYNKLTNYDAGFEYKDMLYVSLPGTTGTEQQRCVQELKKLPEVAGVTWGYQDPFERCSGNNVYDNETGAEFMNIADMYLTGDDYHQVFGIPVIEGTAFTPHLSDTVARQVMVSRKFVERMRELAGWTGSPIGKTVFITEHKGPLTICGVYEEIHFGSQMAEDADERPTVMFYSPEPRSYLFIRLRHLTPEGMKAVQNVVSQTMPSQEKHVYSLALEMDNLYDSILHVRNSIFFTGLCILIIALIGLTAYIRDEISRRRAEIAIRIIHGATVGSVQRLFLAGLLKIALPAALIGALVAWRVSIALLQLFAVKIELTWWLFTGCALVVLLVVWVLSALLVLKAARMNPTENLRTE